Sequence from the Myxococcota bacterium genome:
GCGTGTCGCGGGCGGGGCGCGGGCGCAGCTCGAAGCGGAAGCGCGGCGGGGTCTTCGCCGGACCCATCGGGCCGCTCACCGTCCACTGGTCCTCGCGCGGCGCGGGAGACACGAGCGCGAGATACATGCGCGCCACCCGGTGCTCCTGCAGCGCGCGCCCCAGGAACCCCGCCCGCTCGCCGTTGCGCGCGAACAGCACCACGCCGCTCGTCTGCCGATCGAGCCGGTGCACGGCGCGCAGCTCGGCGCAGCCGAGTCTCTCGCGCAGCGCGGCCTCGAGCGAGATGCGCTGGCTCGCGCGCGTGCCCTGCACGGGCAGCCAGGCCGGCTTGTTCGCGGCCACGACGCCGTCGGCGTCCCAGAGCACGGCGTCGTCGGGCAGCGGCACGAGCTCCGGCTCGTAGGCCAGCGCGTACAGCGCCACGTGTACGCCTTCGCCCACCTCGCGCGGCGGGCGGTCCAGGGGCACGGGCCGCGCGTCGAGCCAGATGCCGCCGTGGTGCAGCACGCGCGCGAGCCCGGCGGCGTCGAGTCCGGCGCGCTCGCCCGCCTCGCGCACGAACGCGTCCCAGGCCACGGGCGCCGGCGCCAGCCAGCGCGTGGAGCGCACCGGCGGGTCGAAGCGGCGCGCGGCCGGTGACCCGACCGGCCGGAAGCGGTGCTCGAGCTCGGCGTCGTCGGGGTCCGACACGCGCCGAGGCTATCAGATAAGATCGCGCGCGAGATGGGAACACTCGACGGACGGGTGGCGATCGTGACCGGGGGCGCGAGCGGCATCGGCGCGCGCACCGTGCGCGTGTTCGCCGAGCAGGGCGCGCGCGTGGTGATCGGCGACATGCAGGAGGAGGCCGGCCGCGCGGTGGCCGCCGAGCTCGGGAAGTCGGCCGTGTTCCAGCGCACCGAAGTGAGTCGCGAGGACGAGGTGCGCGCGCTCGTGCAGCGCGCCGAGAAGGAGTGGGGCCGCCTCGACTGCATCTTCAACAACGCGGGCTTCGGCGGCGCGCTGGGCCCGATTTCCGAGACACCGGTGGAGGAGTTCGACCTGTCGTTCGCGGTGCTGGTGCGCGGCGTGTTTCTCGGCATGAAGCACGCGGCGCCGCTGATCGCGCGCCAGGGCGGGAGCATCATCAACACCGCGAGCGTGGCGGGCATCGTCGCCGGCTACTCACCCCACACCTACGCCGCCGCCAAGGCCGCGGTCATCCAGCTCTCCAAGTCAGTCGCGCTCGAGCTGGGGCCGCAGCGCGTGCGCGTGAACGCGATCTGCCCGGGCTTCATCGCCACGCCGCTCGCGCTCAACACCGTGGGCCGCAAGGCCAGCGCGGAGGAGCTCGCCGCCGCGAGCAAGACCATGGCCGAGGCCCAGGCGATCCCGCGGCCTGGCGATCCGGACGACATCGCGCAGATGGCGCTCTTCCTGGCCAGCGACGCGTCGAGCTTCGTGACGGGTCAGGCCTTCGCGGTCGACGGCGGCTTCGCGGCCGGCCGGCGCTGGGAGGAGCAGCCCGACATGTTCCGGCGCTACCGCCCGTTCCGGATCTACCGCCCGGCGAAGTGAGCGCGGCCTCACAGATCTGAGGCGATCGGTCCGATAGCGCCCGGCATGGCACGGACTCGCCGCCGGCGCCCCGTCGCAGCGCTCCTGACGCTGTGTGTCGTCGTGTGTCTCGCCGGTGTCTTCGTGTGGCAGTGGTTCGAGCTGGTCTCCGGAACGCCGGCGTTCAGCGGCGAGGAGACGGGCATCATGAGCCTCGACGAGGCGCTGGCGCGCTACCGCGGTCACTTCGCGTTTCCGCCCGACCGCCGCTTCCAGGTCGCCCTGCGCGACGTGCACCGGATCGTCACCGGCAAGGCCGCGCCGGTCGAAGCCAAGCCTTCGAGCGCCCAGCCGGGCTGGGACTTGCGGGTCGACGGTCACACGGCGGGTCACGTCTCGCCCCTGCCCACCTTCGACGAGCTGTTCGGGGTGCTCGTGAGTCACGCGAAGGAGGCCATGACCACCTCGCGCGTGGTCGCCGGGCGCTCCAAGGAGCGACCGCAATGGCCCAACGGTGAGTTCCTGCCCGACACCGCGTTCCCCGCCCTGGCCTCGCTCCAGGCGGACTGGGAGGGACCGGGACGCGATCCCGACACGGCGGAGCGTGCGGCGCGGCTCTTGACGGGCCTGTTGCTGCAGGCGCGCACCCGGCTCGATGTCGACGATCCGCTCGCCGCGCGCGCGCTCGCCGCCCTGGCGGTCGCGCATGCGCTCGACCCGAACGCGGTGAAGTCGGAGGAGTGTCTCGCCGCGTACGTGCTCGACTACTCGTCCTACTGTCTCGGCTTCGGCGAAGCGGATGCCCTCGATCCGGCGGTGCACTCGTTCATCTCGGGCCACGTCTCGCAGCTCTCGTCGTTGGCCAAGGCGACGCCGCGCGGGCGCTATCTCGAGCTCCTGCTCCTGGCCCGCACGCAGGACCCGGCGCTGTGGCGCCAGGCCGCGGCCTCGTGGAGCACGTCGGCCCGCGACAAGGCGTTCGTGCTCGGCTCTGCGCTCGAGCGGGTCACCGCCGACACGAGCGACGTTCCGTTCGAGGTGCTCGCGACCTCGGCGGAGGCCTGGCTCGGCCAGAAGCCGCCCGAAGAGAGCCACGCCTGGGCGCTCGGCCTCTCGGCCAAGACGCTGCGCGCAGCCCAGACCGCCGACGCGCGGCTCGACGGAGTGTATCTCGACCGCGACGTCGCCTTCGCGGTCGAGGCTTCGCTGCTCGGGCAGGCGCTCTACCAGGCGCTGAGCTTCCCCTTGAACGTGCGCAGCTCGGCGCCCGAGGCGCGCGTGCTGTTCGCGGCACTGCCGCCCGGCCGGGAGGGCCTGGTCGGGGAGCTGCGCGACTGGCTCGAGCACAAGATCGATTGGTACGAGGGCAAGGACGTGACGGCCTGGCGTCAGGCCCGGGCCGCAGACCCGAGCTTCTCCCTGGGCTCCCGCGGCCGGAGCGCGCTGCTCGGTGACTCCGGCTGGATGCCCCGCAGCGACGAGCCCGACACGGGCGTGCGCGAGCTCCTGTTCCAGGTCCTCGCGACGCTCGACTCACGCCCCGAGCACCGCCGGGTCGCCCTGCCCTTCGTCCGCAACCGCCTGCGCGATGCGGCGCGGGCAGACTGGCTCGAGACTTCGCTGGCGCGCGACAACCAGCTGCTCGCGCCTGACTCGTGGATCGCGGCGCTCGGGCGACACGTGGGGCCCAAGGCGGTGCGCTCGGAGGTGCTCGCCAACCCGATCGCATCGGGGATCACGGTATCTGCGCTGCGCTGGCTGGGCGACGCGACGAGCTCGCCCGACGTCG
This genomic interval carries:
- a CDS encoding RNA pseudouridine synthase, producing the protein MSDPDDAELEHRFRPVGSPAARRFDPPVRSTRWLAPAPVAWDAFVREAGERAGLDAAGLARVLHHGGIWLDARPVPLDRPPREVGEGVHVALYALAYEPELVPLPDDAVLWDADGVVAANKPAWLPVQGTRASQRISLEAALRERLGCAELRAVHRLDRQTSGVVLFARNGERAGFLGRALQEHRVARMYLALVSPAPREDQWTVSGPMGPAKTPPRFRFELRPRPARDTRPSETRFRVAKRSAERALVECLPRTGRTHQLRVHLAAGGTPICGDDLYGPPWREGTPSAASRVQLHAATLRARLAQRGPETELSAPLPADFEAL
- a CDS encoding glucose 1-dehydrogenase, with the protein product MGTLDGRVAIVTGGASGIGARTVRVFAEQGARVVIGDMQEEAGRAVAAELGKSAVFQRTEVSREDEVRALVQRAEKEWGRLDCIFNNAGFGGALGPISETPVEEFDLSFAVLVRGVFLGMKHAAPLIARQGGSIINTASVAGIVAGYSPHTYAAAKAAVIQLSKSVALELGPQRVRVNAICPGFIATPLALNTVGRKASAEELAAASKTMAEAQAIPRPGDPDDIAQMALFLASDASSFVTGQAFAVDGGFAAGRRWEEQPDMFRRYRPFRIYRPAK
- a CDS encoding tetratricopeptide repeat protein, with translation MARTRRRRPVAALLTLCVVVCLAGVFVWQWFELVSGTPAFSGEETGIMSLDEALARYRGHFAFPPDRRFQVALRDVHRIVTGKAAPVEAKPSSAQPGWDLRVDGHTAGHVSPLPTFDELFGVLVSHAKEAMTTSRVVAGRSKERPQWPNGEFLPDTAFPALASLQADWEGPGRDPDTAERAARLLTGLLLQARTRLDVDDPLAARALAALAVAHALDPNAVKSEECLAAYVLDYSSYCLGFGEADALDPAVHSFISGHVSQLSSLAKATPRGRYLELLLLARTQDPALWRQAAASWSTSARDKAFVLGSALERVTADTSDVPFEVLATSAEAWLGQKPPEESHAWALGLSAKTLRAAQTADARLDGVYLDRDVAFAVEASLLGQALYQALSFPLNVRSSAPEARVLFAALPPGREGLVGELRDWLEHKIDWYEGKDVTAWRQARAADPSFSLGSRGRSALLGDSGWMPRSDEPDTGVRELLFQVLATLDSRPEHRRVALPFVRNRLRDAARADWLETSLARDNQLLAPDSWIAALGRHVGPKAVRSEVLANPIASGITVSALRWLGDATSSPDVGPIFADLWKRPHLRGLAYAPYESYLSGREDYAAAERLAREYLVDPASAPGGLRDVATTDLAASVRLQGRQEEAWQTIEPLLKGETTAYHEGLMALVDLGRYDEAESLGKDALARYPGSVEIRAGIAAARWRAGRDDEAVRAVSPPEATLDDEAFRGAVAEHFWYALRDAPAKSVMEAFEAFARKNESRPRAVALAASFDAHGRHDVAHEMYARLELVGEAWLSLKAAGSEDEATRWVKSLSLGSEAAPRYYAAGAWELLFGAIPEWRPSDSVWLLRAAAVARDPETARRHGAEVRSHFAGEPKSNEQYLARLVLGLDRDAALLAGKLSARELCQVSWALGLAAQGREDLPAAVDFYEVAASTGQSSADCFGYARRQLDEWRRSDVPFDKSWTPKLPDLFVATR